In Blastopirellula marina, the sequence GCGAGGCGAATCGTCCAGGCAGTAATCAGGGGACCGTCCATCAAGGTTGTTGGCCACAGGTCGAGGGGAATATTCGGGGGCAATCCATATTTTAGGTAGGTGGCGTCCGATATTCGACCTCGTGTGGAGCGATTCGTGCTGAAAACCGTATTGGTAAAACCAATTGCGACAATAAGTTGCGTCAATAGGATCGTCGCTGGCGAGGTTTTTCAAAATCCTTAGCGTCCCCCTACCGCATATGGAGGGAAGTCTCTAGAATATTGGGTTTCCATGTATCAGAAGATTGTCCTCTAAAGGACATGACGTCCCAGATATTCATTGGGGATTGGCATCATGCCTAAGATGAAGACCCACAAGGGTACCAAAAAGCGCTTCCGCATCACCGGGAAGGGCAAGATCAAGCACCGTCAGTGTGGTACGAGCCACTTGGCCAACCGCATGAGCCACAAGCGGAAGCGAAACCTCCGCGGCACAACCGTTTTGGCCGAAGCCGAATCGGTAGCTCTGCGCGAAGCTTTGGGCAAGTACAGCTACTAGACACAACTTTGTCGGCACTTCGAGCTGTTTCACGCCGTGTGAGCATGCATCGAGTGTCATTTTTCAGTACGCGGGCAACAAACACCCATTTATAACGAGTGGGGGCCCAGTGGACGAAAGTCAGGTAATACGATGAGAACTACTTACGGCAAGGCACGCCATAAGTCCAAGAAGCGCCTTTTTAAGAAGGCCCGTGGTAATCGTGGTGGTCGTGGCAATCTGCTGCGTACCGTCAAGGAAACCCTGGTCCGTGCTGGCGTATATGCCTACCGTGACCGTAAGGTCCGTAAGCGTGAATTCCGCAAGCTGTGGATTATCCGTCTCAACGCCGCCGCTCGCGAACGTGGCCTGCGTTACAGCGAATTCATCAACGGCCTGAAGAAAGCCGGTATCAACTTGGACCGCAAGGTATTGTCCGAAATGGCGATCCACGATCCAGGTGCATTCGACGCCGTGACCGAACAAGTCAAGGCTGCCCTGGCTGCCTAAGTGTTTGCCCTCCTTGGATGGGCAGCAACCAACTCAGATGCAATAATACAAGCCGCCGAGGATGACTCGGCGGCTTGTTTCATGAACGCACCAAACTTACAGGCATCATGTCACTCAACGATTTCATCAAACAGCTAGACGACCTGGTCGAAGCGGCATCGCATCGTTTTGAAGACGCCATCAAGCAGGTCGACAAAGAGATTCTGGAAGAAACCCGTGTCGAATACCTGGGTGCCAAGAGTGGCAAGCTCAAGGAAGTCCAAAAGGGGCTGGGGCAGGTCTCGAAGGAAGACAAACCGGTCGCCGGTAAACGCTTCAATGAAGTGAAGAACCGCCTGGAAGAACTTTTCCAATCGGCCGCCGACGCCATTACCGGCGGCAGCGGCAAGAAGGGGAAAGTCGAGGCACTGGACGTGACCTTGCCTGGTAAGCGTCCGCGTCTGGGTCACATCCACCCAATCACCCAGACGATTGATGAACTGAAGGACATCATGGGCCGGCTCGGCTTCTCGGCCGTCGAAGGCCCCGAGATCGAAGATGACTGGCACAATTTCGAAGCCTTGAATATCCCGCTCGAGCACCCGGCTCGCGATCCGCTAGACAACTTCTATTTGAACGTTGCTTCCACCGGCACCGGCGGCGGCAATCAACTTCTGCGTAGCCAGACGTCGACCGTGCAAATTCGGGTGATGGAAAACAACAAGCCACCGATCCGGATCGTTTCTCTGGGGCGCGTTTATCGTCCTGACGAAATCGATGCGACCCACTACGCGATGTTCCATCAGATCGAAGGTCTGCTGGTCGACACCAACGTCACAATGGCCGACCTGAAGTACGTGCTGCGACTGTTCGCATCGAGCTACTTGGGACACGACGTGGAAATCCGCTTCCGTCCCTCCTTCTTCCCATTCACCGAACCGAGTGTGGAAGTCGATATGCGTTGGCAAGATACCTGGCTCGAGTTCGGCGGAGCCGGCATGGTCGATCCGAACGTGCTCAAGGCCGTCGGTTACGATCCGGAAGAGGTAACCGGTTTCGCGTTTGGCTTGGGCGTGGAACGTCTGTGCATGCGACGCCACGGCATCAACGACATTCGCTATTTGTACGACAGCAATACGAAGTTCCTGGCTCAGTTCTAACACTGGCCGGCAGCAAGTTTGCTTTGAATCGCTACGAAACTCGAACACACGACCCCGTAAAGAAAAACTCTGACCATGCTCGTTTCCTGGGATTGGCTGAAGCAGTACCTCGATTTAAACATCAGCGAAGCGGAAGTCTGCGATCGTTTGACCCTGGCAGGCCTGAACTTCGACGGGTCGGCAACGGTTGACAACGATCGATGTCTCGATCTGGAAGTCACCAGCAACCGTCCAGACTGGCTTGGCCACATAGGCATTGCCCGCGAAGTGGGCGTGCTGTTTGATCTCGACCTGAAGGTTCCTGGCGCGGACGTCTCGAAGAATTCGAGCGGGGCCGCTTGTCCGATGATTGTGCAGATCGAAGACGAAGCGTTCTGCCCACGATATATTGCCCGCAGCATCACCGGCGTGACTGTTGGCGACAGCCCAGCCTGGATGGTCAATCGGCTGCGTACGATTGGCATTTCCACGATCAATAACGTGGTCGATGCCACCAATTACGTGCTGATGGAAATCGGCCAGCCTCTACACGCGTTCGACCTGAACAAGCTCACCGGAGACACCATCCGTGTTCGCAAGGCGACGCACGAAGAGAAGTTCCTGGCCATCGACCATCGCGAATACCAGCTGACATCCGACGATTACGTGATTGCCGACAAAAGTGGTGCCGTGGCGATCGCCGGCGTGATGGGGGGCAAAGAGACGGAAGTCAATGAGATGACGACCGACCTTTTGATCGAAGCCGCCCAGTTCGCTGCGTTACCGGTACGCACGACCTCGCGCCGGCTCAAGCTGAAGAGCGATTCTTCGTATCGCTTTGAACGTGGCGTCGATCCCGAGATGATCGATTGGGCCAGCCGCCGCTGCTGCGAGTTGATCGTCGAAACGGCCGGTGGCGAAGTCTGCGAAGGACGCGTCTATGCCGGATCTGAGCCAAGTGCTCGCGAGTCGGTCACGCTGCGACTGTCGCAGATTCCTCGCATTCTGGGCATTCACGTTTCGGAAACCGAAGTTCGTCGCATTCTGGAACGCCTCGGCAACGAGGTCACCCACCAGAACGACAAGCAGATCACCGTGATACCGGCCAGTTGGCGGCGCGATCTCGATCGTGAAGTCGACCTGGTGGAAGAAGTCGCGCGAATTCATGGTTACGACAAGATTCCTGAACATGCCGGCGTTTCCCTCAGTGCTTCCCATCAAAGCGATTTAGACCGGGTTCGCAACAAAGTTCGCACAGGCATGCTGGGAATGGGCTTCGATGAAACCCTGACCCGCAGCATCGTGAGTGACGTCTGGTCGAAAGCCTTCCAAGGTTGGTCGCTGGCCGAACCGCTGACAACCAGCATGCCAATGGTTAAAGGGGAAGACCGCCTGCGTGTGAGCTTGATTCCCAGCCTATTGGGTGCTCGCCGAAACAACGAGAAGTTCAGCTACACCGACATCGACTTGTACGAGATCGCCAAGGTTTACCTGCCCAAACCGAAGGCACTTCCCGATGAACGCTACATGGTGGGCATCACCAGTGGTCGCGATTTCTTCGAGTTGAAGGGAGTCATCGAAGGCCTGGTGGGCATGCTCAACCCGAGCATTAGGATCACCACCATTCCCTACACCGACCCTCTCTTCGCGGAAGGGCAGGGGGCACATTTGACGATCGGTGGCACCACGCTTGGTTACCTGGGTGTCGTTGGCGACAAGGCCCGCAAGGCATTCGGCCTGCAGCAATCGGCCACCGTCGCCGAGCTCGACCTGAGAGCTCTGATGAAACTGGCCATACTCATTCCGCAACATCAAGACTTCAGCACCCACCCCGCGATGAATCGCGACTTAAACCTGGTGGTCGACGAAAACATCAGCTGGTCGAAACTGCAAGACATCAGCTACTCGGCCGGTGGCGAACTGGTGGAAGTGGTGACGTTCCAAGAGATCTTCCGCGATCCGAAGAAGGACGGCCCCGGCAAGAAGCGTGTCCTCTTCACGGTCACCCTTCAGGCCTACGATCGCACACTGACTGGCGAAGAGGCGGACGCAACTATCGCCAAGATCCTGACGGCATGCGACAAAGAAACGGGCGCGAAGCTATTGGCTTAGGCCTGGTTTCGTTCAACTGCATTGCAAACTGAATTACTTTCGAGCCGAGGCCAAGACCATGGCAGACCATCAGCAAATCTTCGATCAACTGTGCGACCACTATCGCGAAACAGCCAAGCTCGAGAACATCAATTCGCTGCTGGGCTGGGATGAACGAGTCCTTCTGCCGGAGAGTGCCGGTGCCTATCGTGCCGATCAAATCACCCTTCTTTCCGGTATCATTCATGATCGCAACACCGATCCGAAGATTGGGGCCTGGCTGGAAGAATTGCACGAGTCGGCGCTGAGCGAACAACCCAACAGCCCGACTGAAGCGACGATCCGCCGTATCAAAAGCGACTACCTGAAGCAGGTGAAGTTGCCCAAACGTCTGGTCGAAGAGTTCAGCCATGCCCGTATCATTGGCCAGCAGACGTGGGTCAAAGCGCGTGCGGAAGACAACTTCGGTACCTTCGAACCGATCCTCGATAAGCTAATCAGCCTGAGCCGCGAGATGGCCGAAGCAATCGGCTACCAGGGGGAACAGTACGACGCGCTGCTCGACTTCTACGAACCCGAAGCAAAGACCGCCCAGGTTCGCGGCGTGCTCGAGACCCTCAAGGATCAACTCGTTCCGCTAGTGGCGGAGATCAAAGAGAGTGGTCGAACGCCAAACATGGAGATCCTCAAGCGGCACTATCCGATCGCTCAGCAGGAAATCCTCGGTAAGTCGGCCGCCTCGCAAATTGGTTTCGACTTCTCGGCCGGCCGACTCGATGTGACGCATCATCCGTTCTGCACGACGATTGGCCCGTACGATATCCGCATTACCACGCGGTACGACGAGAACTTCTTCCCGTCGGCCTTCTTCTCGACCCTGCACGAAGCAGGACATGGGCTGTACGAACAAGGTCTCCCCAAAAACTGGTTTGGGTTACCGCCAGGCAACGCGGCTTCGCTGGGCATTCACGAATCGCAGTCGCGTCTGTGGGAAAACATCGTCGGCCGCAGCTATGCGTTCTGGAGCCACTTCTATGGTGATGCCAAGAAGCTGTTCCCTGAAGCATTGTCGGACGTGCCGATGGGGGACTTCCACTTTGCGATCAACGAAGTGACGCCATCGCTGATTCGTGTGGAAGCGGACGAAGCGACTTACAACTTGCACATTATTATCCGCTTCGAGCTGGAACAGGCACTGCTATCCGGCGACCTGCAAGTAAAAGATCTGCCAGGTGCCTGGAACGAGAAGTATACCCAGCAGCTTGGCATCACCCCCACCAGCGATGCCGACGGCTGCCTGCAGGACGTCCACTGGAGCGCCGGCCTGATGGGTTACTTCCCGACGTACAGCCTGGGCAATATTTACTCGGCCCAGCTACTGGAGCAAGCTCGCGAGGACCTGGGAGACTTGGACGGCATGTTTGCCGCCGGCGAGTTCATGCCGCTATTGGATTGGCTGCGTGAGAATGTCCATCAACATGGCGAGTGCTACCCAGGTGCCGAGTTGGTCGAACGCGTTTGCGGTGATCCGATCGATTCGAAGCCGCTGATTCGCTACCTGCGTGCGAAACTTGGCCCACTCTACGGCATCGAACACTAAACCAATACGATTCGCTTCGGCGTACTAGTTGTAGCCCAGGTTCCGCTCGATTTGTCGAGAACGGTCAGAGAGCCCTGTACCCGGGTCTTGGGTTCGGCCATTCTGCTTGGCATAGGTAGCGGAGTCGACATAGTCGTCTTCTTTATCTTCATCCGACTTCGATTGCGTGTCGGAGAAGTTGTCGACGAGATGGCTATCCTGCTTCGTTTCCTTCCCGCCCCAGCCCCAAGTACGGCAGCCGGGAACGACAGCGATGAGAGTCAGCATGACAACGAGTATTCGGATGGTCATGGTTGTAAAGTCAGCAGGGCCCGAAAAATGAAAATATGTGCCGAGGTAAATACCTGATTACGCGTCATGGTTCCAGATCAAATGAAAACACCCACTCCGCTCGACATTCTGGTTATCGCCCCCCATCCAGACGACGCCGAACTAGGCATGGCCGGGGCGATCCTCAAATTCAAAGCCGAGGGGAAGAAAATTGGCATCCTCGATCTGACCTCTGGCGAGCCCACCCCTTATGGCAGCCTGGAAAAACGAGCCGCCGAAACAGCTGCCGCAACCGAGATTCTGGGGATCGACTGGCGAGACAACCTGGGGCTTCCCAATCGTAGCCTTGAAGCAACGCTAGCAGCCCGCGAGAAGCTGGCTTCGGTCATCCGGCAGCTGCGACCGAACTGGCTTTTTGCACCTTATTGGGAAGATGCTCACCCCGATCACCTGGCCGCGACGCAACTAGTGGATGCAGCTCGCTTCTGGTCGAAACTCAGCAAGACAGATATGCCCGGCGAGCCGTTTCACCCGCAGCGAATCTATAACTACTACTGCGTGCACTTGAAGATGGCCCCGCAGCCGGCGTTCGTGCTGGATATCAGCGAGTACTGGGAACAGAAGCTGGCTTCGATCCGCTGTTACCACAGCCAGTTCATCGCAGGGCGACCATCTGAGTACCCCACGTTTCTGGATAAGCTGCACGACGAAGCATCGTACTGGGGCAAAGTGATTGGTACCCGCTATGGGGAACCATTCACCTCTCGCGAGCCGATCGGTATGAGCAGCATGAGCACGCTGGTGTAGCTTGAGAAAACATGCCAGCATCGCTAGCGGCGTTAAAGTTTCTCCAATTCGCGAAATCGGATCGATTGGCGTGAAGAGCACAGGCCCACGTCGTCGATGAGAGACACATCGGACCATGCGCGGCGATTGATTCGCCAATGCGCATGCGGCAAATCAGGGGGGCTACCTGAATTGCTACGATTGTCATACTCGTGCGTACCTGGTTCGCCATCGCCTGTTTGACTCTGCTGTGCAGCGGCTGCGCCGCCATCCCAGAGGTGCGCGACAAGCCGATCTATCACAATCCATTCCCACAGCTGGCGCGTGTGGCGATCATTCCGTTCAATAACCAGAGCGACACTCCGACGCTCGACATGGACGAAGTCACGCTGGCCTACTACGGCGAGCTTCAATCAATACGTGGATTTGAAGTCGTGCCGGTCGGTGTGGTCATGCGGGCCATGCAAGCAAGCGGCAACAACGGCACCGATATCGAACAAATGCGCGCACTTGGAAAAATGTTGGGCGTCGACGCCGTCGTCGTTGGTTCGGTGACTGACTACACGCCCTATTATCCGAAACGTTTGACTCTCGCGATTAATTGGTACTCGACCAATCCTGGGTTCCATCCGATTCCGCCTGGTTATGGTTTGCCATGGGGCACCGCCGGCGAAGAATTCATTCCGGAATCGCATGTCTGGGAAGCCGAGTTCGCGCTCGCTCGTGAACAGCTCGCCACGCAAACACCGGCCGAGCCGAATCTCGACGATCGCATTGAAAATCCCGAGAAAAACGAGCAAATCGCCGTGGAAGGCCTTCCACCGAATTGGCCTGACCCAAGTGGGTTTATTCCCGATGCACCACGCACGCAAGCACCTCCGATGCTACAGCAAGATGGCCCGATCATCTCGCAGATTCGGAGCTATAGCGAAAATGACGCAGACCTCACAGAACGTGCCGAACAGTATTACTTTTTTCTGGACGATGCGCGTAATGGGGGTTGGCAGGGTTTTCTTGATCGTAGCAACGATTTCATTCGTTTCTGTTGCTACTCGCATATCACAGAAATGCTCTCTCTTCGTGGCGGTGCCGGGGAATCTCAACTGGCGATCCGATGGGGCGAAAGCCGATAACCTTCTTTACCACGGATGAGTTTGGAAATTGTCTGGGAGGCTGCCACACGTGACGGAAGAGATCAACGTACTAGCACTGGTCAAGGGTGAAGAACGCTACGTCTTTCTATTCAGCGATCAGCGCAGGGCCGAAGCCCTTCGCACGCTGGGACGCTATGCGAGTAACCCGGAACTGAGTTTCACCTGGTACGACGCCGCCGTGCTAAGCCAGAAGATCCGCGCCCAAGCCGCCGATCAGAACGAACCGGTTGCAGGCGGTGCGGCAGTCAAACCGCGTTTCGAATTCCCCGCCAACGGACCGATCGATATCGGTAGCCTGGATGCCGACCATCTCGACTTCGACGAGTTCAGCTAACACGCGGAGCTATCACCGTGATTGATCGCGTCGCAAATACCTCCTCCCAGGGCTTGCGCACTGTCATTGATAGCTACCTCCGCTATCTGCAGGTCGAACGTAACGCATCCGACCTGACGATCAAAAGCTATGGTGAAGATCTGGACGCGCTGGCGGAATATCTCGAAGAGAGTTTCGCCTTGGAGCCAGAACCGAGCGAAGTCACCACGCTCGATCTCCGTGGGTACGTCTCTGCGGTCTCTGAAGCAGGCTACTCTAGCAGCACCGTGGCCCGGCGTTTGGCTTCGATGCGTAGCTTCTTTAAGTTCGCCCAGCGGCAGCAGTTGGTGGAAAAGAACCCCGCCAAACCGCTCCGCAATCCACGCAAGAGCCAGAAGCTGCCGCACTTCCTGAGCACGGATGAAATCGGCACGCTCTTGAACGCTCCACCCCGGTCGTCGGCCGCCGGTATTCGAGATCGGGCGATGCTCGAAACGACCTATAGCGCCGGACTGCGTGTGAGCGAACTGGTCGGCATCAACGAAAACGACCTCGACCTGCACGACGGACTGGTGCGCGTTCGTGGAAAAGGTCGCAAGGAACGATTGGCTCCACTGGGCTCGTTCGCCCTCGACGCGTTGGAGAAATGGATCGATATTCGCCAGCTCAGCCCCAAGAGCGAAAAGCTGAAAGAACGTCCCATCTTTCTCAACAAGTTTGGCAATCGGATCACCACACGAAGTGTCGGGCGAATGCTCGAAAAATACTTGAAAGAGGCGGGGCTCGATCTGCGGACCAGCCCTCATACGCTACGGCACAGTTTTGCCACGCACCTATTGGATGCCGGAGCCGACATTCGTAGCGTGCAGGAACTGCTGGGGCACAAGAGCCTGGTGACGACTCAGATCTATACCCACCTCAGCACGGCGACCTTGAAGGGTGTGTACGAAATGGCTCACCCGCGTGCCAAAGATTAGGAATGCAGTCCAAACTGCGAGTGCCCTGACTGGGGTGAATACTTCAGTCGCATGACCGGGGACTCGTGACCGAAGGGGGACTGCTCGAACGAGATACGAATCCGCTCTTGAGCGTCATCCCCGATCGTGTGGCCGTCTTCAATCACCGGACCATTCTCCAGTAGGTAATCGGCTAAGCCATAGAAACGTTCGCACAAATCGGCTGGCTCGTCCGTGGCATCTTCGGTGACAAAGTCCATTACGTCGAGCGATTGCAGACCACGCGTG encodes:
- the pheS gene encoding phenylalanine--tRNA ligase subunit alpha; translated protein: MKQLDDLVEAASHRFEDAIKQVDKEILEETRVEYLGAKSGKLKEVQKGLGQVSKEDKPVAGKRFNEVKNRLEELFQSAADAITGGSGKKGKVEALDVTLPGKRPRLGHIHPITQTIDELKDIMGRLGFSAVEGPEIEDDWHNFEALNIPLEHPARDPLDNFYLNVASTGTGGGNQLLRSQTSTVQIRVMENNKPPIRIVSLGRVYRPDEIDATHYAMFHQIEGLLVDTNVTMADLKYVLRLFASSYLGHDVEIRFRPSFFPFTEPSVEVDMRWQDTWLEFGGAGMVDPNVLKAVGYDPEEVTGFAFGLGVERLCMRRHGINDIRYLYDSNTKFLAQF
- the bshB1 gene encoding bacillithiol biosynthesis deacetylase BshB1 — encoded protein: MKTPTPLDILVIAPHPDDAELGMAGAILKFKAEGKKIGILDLTSGEPTPYGSLEKRAAETAAATEILGIDWRDNLGLPNRSLEATLAAREKLASVIRQLRPNWLFAPYWEDAHPDHLAATQLVDAARFWSKLSKTDMPGEPFHPQRIYNYYCVHLKMAPQPAFVLDISEYWEQKLASIRCYHSQFIAGRPSEYPTFLDKLHDEASYWGKVIGTRYGEPFTSREPIGMSSMSTLV
- a CDS encoding carboxypeptidase M32: MADHQQIFDQLCDHYRETAKLENINSLLGWDERVLLPESAGAYRADQITLLSGIIHDRNTDPKIGAWLEELHESALSEQPNSPTEATIRRIKSDYLKQVKLPKRLVEEFSHARIIGQQTWVKARAEDNFGTFEPILDKLISLSREMAEAIGYQGEQYDALLDFYEPEAKTAQVRGVLETLKDQLVPLVAEIKESGRTPNMEILKRHYPIAQQEILGKSAASQIGFDFSAGRLDVTHHPFCTTIGPYDIRITTRYDENFFPSAFFSTLHEAGHGLYEQGLPKNWFGLPPGNAASLGIHESQSRLWENIVGRSYAFWSHFYGDAKKLFPEALSDVPMGDFHFAINEVTPSLIRVEADEATYNLHIIIRFELEQALLSGDLQVKDLPGAWNEKYTQQLGITPTSDADGCLQDVHWSAGLMGYFPTYSLGNIYSAQLLEQAREDLGDLDGMFAAGEFMPLLDWLRENVHQHGECYPGAELVERVCGDPIDSKPLIRYLRAKLGPLYGIEH
- the pheT gene encoding phenylalanine--tRNA ligase subunit beta, with product MLVSWDWLKQYLDLNISEAEVCDRLTLAGLNFDGSATVDNDRCLDLEVTSNRPDWLGHIGIAREVGVLFDLDLKVPGADVSKNSSGAACPMIVQIEDEAFCPRYIARSITGVTVGDSPAWMVNRLRTIGISTINNVVDATNYVLMEIGQPLHAFDLNKLTGDTIRVRKATHEEKFLAIDHREYQLTSDDYVIADKSGAVAIAGVMGGKETEVNEMTTDLLIEAAQFAALPVRTTSRRLKLKSDSSYRFERGVDPEMIDWASRRCCELIVETAGGEVCEGRVYAGSEPSARESVTLRLSQIPRILGIHVSETEVRRILERLGNEVTHQNDKQITVIPASWRRDLDREVDLVEEVARIHGYDKIPEHAGVSLSASHQSDLDRVRNKVRTGMLGMGFDETLTRSIVSDVWSKAFQGWSLAEPLTTSMPMVKGEDRLRVSLIPSLLGARRNNEKFSYTDIDLYEIAKVYLPKPKALPDERYMVGITSGRDFFELKGVIEGLVGMLNPSIRITTIPYTDPLFAEGQGAHLTIGGTTLGYLGVVGDKARKAFGLQQSATVAELDLRALMKLAILIPQHQDFSTHPAMNRDLNLVVDENISWSKLQDISYSAGGELVEVVTFQEIFRDPKKDGPGKKRVLFTVTLQAYDRTLTGEEADATIAKILTACDKETGAKLLA
- the rplT gene encoding 50S ribosomal protein L20, with protein sequence MRTTYGKARHKSKKRLFKKARGNRGGRGNLLRTVKETLVRAGVYAYRDRKVRKREFRKLWIIRLNAAARERGLRYSEFINGLKKAGINLDRKVLSEMAIHDPGAFDAVTEQVKAALAA
- the xerC gene encoding tyrosine recombinase XerC, translating into MRTVIDSYLRYLQVERNASDLTIKSYGEDLDALAEYLEESFALEPEPSEVTTLDLRGYVSAVSEAGYSSSTVARRLASMRSFFKFAQRQQLVEKNPAKPLRNPRKSQKLPHFLSTDEIGTLLNAPPRSSAAGIRDRAMLETTYSAGLRVSELVGINENDLDLHDGLVRVRGKGRKERLAPLGSFALDALEKWIDIRQLSPKSEKLKERPIFLNKFGNRITTRSVGRMLEKYLKEAGLDLRTSPHTLRHSFATHLLDAGADIRSVQELLGHKSLVTTQIYTHLSTATLKGVYEMAHPRAKD
- the rpmI gene encoding 50S ribosomal protein L35; the protein is MMPKMKTHKGTKKRFRITGKGKIKHRQCGTSHLANRMSHKRKRNLRGTTVLAEAESVALREALGKYSY